A stretch of Brevundimonas naejangsanensis DNA encodes these proteins:
- a CDS encoding NepR family anti-sigma factor, with protein MIKTKHTPAHPDGTPSRERGLEEVRLRQQAIGVKLRHMFDEVVNEPVPDEFLEILRRADQASSAKEGQ; from the coding sequence ATGATCAAGACCAAGCATACCCCCGCGCACCCCGACGGGACTCCGTCGCGCGAACGAGGGCTCGAAGAGGTGCGCCTGCGCCAGCAGGCCATCGGCGTGAAACTGCGTCACATGTTCGACGAGGTCGTCAACGAGCCCGTCCCGGACGAATTCCTGGAGATTCTGCGACGCGCCGATCAGGCGTCGTCGGCCAAGGAGGGGCAGTGA
- a CDS encoding sigma-70 family RNA polymerase sigma factor, with translation MTSTQTAPRPPSADDGAFKAELVTLIPHLRAFARTLTGDPTSADDLAQEAMMKAWDARASYQMGTNMKAWTFMILRNQFYSEKRRSWRQTQLDQEAAERTLIAVDDPEAPVALDELRQALQTLPEEQREALILVGAGGFAYEEAAEICQCAVGTVKSRVSRARKALQATLERGGYVRDGKSAGDAMRSILADADRLSGAGRE, from the coding sequence GTGACCAGCACTCAAACCGCTCCCCGGCCCCCGTCGGCCGACGACGGCGCCTTCAAGGCCGAACTGGTCACCCTGATCCCGCACCTGCGCGCCTTCGCCCGCACCCTGACCGGCGACCCCACCTCGGCGGACGACCTCGCCCAGGAAGCCATGATGAAGGCCTGGGACGCCCGGGCCAGCTATCAGATGGGCACCAATATGAAGGCCTGGACCTTCATGATCCTGCGCAACCAGTTCTATTCGGAAAAGCGCCGCTCGTGGCGCCAGACCCAGTTGGACCAGGAAGCCGCCGAACGCACCCTGATCGCCGTCGACGACCCCGAGGCCCCGGTCGCCCTGGACGAACTGCGCCAGGCGCTGCAGACCCTGCCCGAGGAACAGAGGGAGGCCCTGATCCTGGTCGGCGCTGGGGGCTTCGCCTATGAGGAGGCGGCCGAGATCTGCCAGTGCGCCGTCGGCACGGTCAAGAGCCGGGTGTCGCGCGCCCGCAAGGCGCTGCAGGCCACACTGGAACGCGGCGGCTACGTCCGCGATGGAAAGTCCGCCGGTGACGCGATGCGCTCCATCCTGGCCGACGCCGACCGGCTGAGCGGCGCCGGGCGCGAATAA
- the obgE gene encoding GTPase ObgE — MKFLDQAKIYIRSGNGGAGSVSFRREKFIPNGGPDGGDGGKGGDVWVEAAEGLNTLIDFRYQQHFKAQTGHHGQGRNMHGAKGEDVVLRVPVGTQVLDEDKETVLVDLDEAGMKVKLLSGGNGGWGNTRFKGPVNQAPRHANPGQDGQERWIWLRLKLIADIGLAGLPNAGKSTFLSAVSAARPKVADYPFTTLTPNLGMVDLSPSERFVIADIPGLIEGASEGAGLGTRFLGHVERSASLIHLIDGTQDDVVEAYRIIRGELEAYGEGLADKTEILALNKIDALTPEAREEKAAALEAVAGRRPMLVSGVSGEGVTELLRAAWAEVKKTRGEVSDEGEDVVPETPGGWQP, encoded by the coding sequence ATGAAGTTCCTCGACCAGGCCAAGATCTACATTCGCTCCGGCAACGGCGGCGCGGGCTCCGTCTCGTTCCGCCGCGAAAAATTCATTCCCAACGGCGGCCCGGACGGCGGCGACGGCGGCAAGGGCGGCGACGTCTGGGTCGAGGCGGCCGAGGGGCTGAACACCCTGATCGACTTCCGCTACCAGCAGCACTTCAAGGCCCAGACCGGCCACCACGGCCAGGGCCGCAACATGCACGGCGCCAAGGGCGAGGACGTGGTCTTGCGCGTGCCCGTCGGCACCCAGGTGCTGGACGAGGACAAGGAGACGGTGCTCGTCGACCTGGACGAGGCGGGCATGAAGGTGAAGCTGCTGTCCGGCGGCAACGGCGGCTGGGGCAACACCCGCTTCAAGGGGCCGGTCAACCAGGCGCCGCGCCACGCCAACCCCGGCCAGGACGGCCAGGAGCGCTGGATCTGGCTGCGGCTGAAGCTGATCGCCGACATCGGCCTGGCGGGCCTGCCCAACGCGGGCAAGTCGACCTTCCTGTCGGCCGTCTCGGCGGCGCGGCCCAAGGTGGCGGACTATCCCTTCACCACCCTGACCCCGAACCTGGGCATGGTGGACCTGAGCCCGTCGGAACGCTTCGTCATCGCCGACATCCCCGGCCTGATCGAGGGCGCCAGCGAGGGCGCAGGGCTCGGCACGCGCTTCCTGGGCCACGTGGAGCGCTCGGCCAGCCTGATCCACCTGATCGACGGCACGCAGGACGATGTGGTCGAGGCCTATCGCATCATCCGCGGCGAGCTGGAGGCCTATGGCGAAGGCCTGGCCGACAAGACCGAGATTCTGGCCCTGAACAAGATCGACGCCCTGACGCCCGAGGCCCGCGAGGAGAAGGCGGCGGCGCTGGAGGCGGTCGCGGGCCGACGCCCCATGCTGGTGTCCGGCGTCTCGGGCGAGGGCGTGACCGAACTGCTGCGCGCCGCCTGGGCCGAGGTGAAGAAGACCCGCGGCGAGGTCTCCGACGAAGGCGAGGACGTCGTCCCCGAAACGCCGGGCGGCTGGCAGCCGTAA
- a CDS encoding sensor histidine kinase gives MLRIGRVLGRVTGRFMGRKLGRPSVQGIRFRLGLAMAVALLPILMLAAVQTEAGFRRQAEQQRIDLQLAADRSAAEAKVSIDSAVVLLQALAPEGVGFYCEPRLTALVDRLDGIAALSRYSATGEPVCASRSAAVVSSAQTREQAWYQRLKRGEEVAMEWAAGEPGALIVGVRSERPLGAFQGAIAAVLPLTALQPDILDPALPLGSQAALLDASGRILTATEPAAFVLDDPRAIATWAANAQRGDTALFEARDARGRRQVYAGAPLSGRDVFVLLSAPAPGLLSWARLNPFGTLLLPLAAWLATFAAVMLLSERIVVRWLAYLERVAAIYARGRFSVRPVQAEHAPAEIRVLARTLGSLGETITRRDRALLEALDEKDALMREIHHRVKNNLQIISSLLSMQQRAVNDPAARAALGDTRQRIGALALIYRILYQSEPIREADSGTFLRELVGQLVAGAAVRGPLVTTTVEADPLVIDPDKLAPLALWLVEAVSNAQKHAFAERGGDLQVRFRVLGETSVLEVQDDGPGVADPASAGVGRTLMIAFAKQLRGEAELVPGPDGGCIARLTFATPQAQGPARIHQVAAFRVSGTRP, from the coding sequence ATGCTGCGGATCGGCCGGGTTCTGGGCCGAGTCACGGGCCGCTTCATGGGGCGCAAGCTCGGGCGGCCCAGCGTTCAGGGAATCCGCTTCCGTCTCGGCCTGGCCATGGCGGTCGCGCTTCTGCCAATCCTGATGCTGGCCGCCGTCCAGACCGAGGCCGGCTTCCGTCGCCAGGCCGAGCAGCAGCGCATCGACCTTCAGCTCGCCGCCGACCGCAGCGCCGCCGAGGCCAAGGTCAGCATCGACAGCGCCGTGGTGCTGCTGCAGGCCCTCGCGCCCGAGGGCGTCGGCTTCTATTGCGAGCCGCGACTGACCGCCCTGGTGGACCGGCTGGACGGCATCGCCGCCCTGTCCCGCTACAGCGCCACGGGCGAACCGGTCTGCGCCTCCCGTTCGGCCGCGGTCGTGTCGTCCGCCCAGACGCGCGAACAGGCCTGGTACCAGCGGCTGAAGCGCGGCGAGGAGGTGGCCATGGAATGGGCCGCCGGCGAGCCCGGTGCCCTGATCGTGGGCGTGCGCTCAGAGCGTCCCCTGGGCGCCTTCCAGGGCGCGATCGCCGCCGTCCTGCCGCTGACGGCGCTGCAGCCCGACATTCTCGACCCGGCCCTGCCCCTGGGGTCCCAGGCCGCGCTGCTCGACGCCTCCGGGCGCATCCTGACCGCGACCGAGCCCGCCGCCTTCGTCCTCGACGACCCGCGGGCGATCGCGACCTGGGCCGCCAACGCCCAGCGCGGCGACACCGCCCTGTTCGAGGCGCGGGACGCACGGGGCCGCCGCCAAGTCTATGCCGGGGCGCCCCTGTCCGGGCGCGACGTCTTCGTCCTGCTGTCGGCGCCGGCGCCGGGCCTGCTGTCGTGGGCCCGGCTCAATCCCTTCGGCACCCTCCTGCTGCCGCTGGCGGCGTGGCTGGCCACCTTCGCCGCCGTCATGCTGCTGTCGGAGCGGATCGTGGTGCGCTGGCTGGCCTATCTGGAGCGGGTGGCCGCCATCTATGCGCGCGGCCGCTTTTCGGTGCGCCCGGTCCAGGCCGAGCACGCCCCGGCCGAAATCCGCGTTCTGGCGCGCACCCTCGGCTCGCTGGGCGAGACCATCACCCGCCGCGACAGGGCCCTGCTGGAGGCCCTGGACGAGAAGGACGCGCTGATGCGCGAAATCCACCACCGGGTGAAGAACAACCTGCAGATCATCTCCTCCCTGCTGTCGATGCAGCAAAGGGCGGTGAACGATCCCGCCGCGCGCGCGGCCCTGGGCGACACCCGCCAGCGGATCGGCGCCCTGGCTCTGATCTATCGCATCCTCTACCAGAGCGAACCCATCCGCGAGGCCGACTCGGGCACCTTCCTGCGCGAGCTGGTCGGCCAGCTGGTCGCCGGGGCGGCGGTGCGCGGCCCGCTGGTGACCACGACGGTCGAGGCCGATCCCCTGGTCATCGACCCCGACAAGCTGGCGCCCTTGGCCCTGTGGCTGGTCGAGGCGGTGTCCAACGCCCAGAAGCACGCCTTCGCCGAGCGGGGCGGCGACCTGCAGGTCCGCTTCCGCGTGCTGGGCGAGACCAGCGTCCTGGAAGTGCAGGACGACGGGCCCGGCGTGGCCGACCCCGCCTCGGCGGGGGTGGGCCGCACCCTGATGATCGCCTTCGCCAAACAGCTGCGCGGCGAGGCCGAACTCGTCCCCGGTCCGGACGGCGGCTGCATCGCCCGCCTGACCTTCGCCACCCCGCAGGCCCAGGGCCCCGCCCGCATCCACCAGGTCGCCGCCTTCCGCGTCAGCGGAACCCGACCTTGA
- a CDS encoding response regulator: MSLLARLAPHLPYVRRYARALTGDQSTGDNYVRVALEALAAGERQLPADMTPRVALYHVFHAIWSATGAQLEDGGAAEGDDAAHRLMRISPRSRQAFLLTALEGFTPSEAAQILGVDPRTVERLIAEAQSDIDAELATDVLIIEDEAIISADIESLVRELGHRVTGTATTHDEAVDAVSRHRPGLVLADIQLADGSSGIDAVKDILKRFDVPVIFITAFPERLLTGERPEPTFLITKPFQPETVKAAISQALFFHPSRQKQAA, translated from the coding sequence ATGAGCCTTTTGGCCAGACTTGCGCCTCATCTGCCCTATGTCCGTCGATACGCCCGCGCGCTGACTGGCGATCAGAGCACGGGCGACAACTACGTTCGCGTGGCGCTTGAAGCCCTCGCGGCGGGGGAGCGCCAACTGCCGGCGGACATGACGCCGCGCGTGGCCCTGTATCACGTCTTCCACGCCATCTGGTCGGCCACGGGGGCCCAGCTCGAGGACGGCGGCGCCGCCGAGGGCGACGACGCGGCCCACCGCCTGATGCGCATTTCGCCGCGATCGCGCCAGGCCTTCCTGCTGACCGCCCTCGAGGGCTTCACCCCGTCCGAGGCGGCCCAGATTCTGGGCGTCGATCCGCGCACGGTCGAACGGCTGATCGCCGAGGCCCAGTCCGACATCGACGCCGAACTGGCCACCGACGTGCTGATCATCGAGGACGAGGCCATCATCTCGGCCGACATCGAAAGCCTGGTGCGAGAGCTGGGCCATCGCGTCACGGGCACGGCCACCACCCATGACGAGGCCGTTGACGCCGTGTCGCGTCATCGCCCCGGCCTGGTCCTGGCCGACATCCAGCTGGCCGACGGTTCGTCGGGCATCGACGCGGTCAAGGACATCCTCAAGCGCTTCGACGTGCCGGTCATCTTCATCACCGCCTTCCCCGAGCGGCTGCTGACCGGCGAGCGGCCCGAGCCGACCTTCCTGATCACCAAGCCCTTCCAGCCGGAGACGGTGAAGGCGGCGATCAGCCAGGCCCTGTTCTTCCACCCCTCGCGCCAGAAGCAGGCCGCGTAG
- the ald gene encoding alanine dehydrogenase, with amino-acid sequence MRVGSPREIKPNEHRVGLTPAAVREYVAHGHAVCIETGAGLGAGFSDADYVKAGARIAPDPRTVFAGSEMIVKVKELQPTEFALLKPEHILFTYLHLAPDPEQTQALLASKCAAVAYETVTDKNGGLPLLAPMSEVAGRIAVFSAAETLLKHKGGMGLLFCGVPGVAPARVLVLGGGVVGLNAARMAMGLGAEVVVLERSIPRMRQIDEVTGGRVITRYSSMHAIEEELVKADVVIGAALVPGAEAPTLVRHEQLKTMKTGSVLIDVAIDQGGCFETSRPTTHDEPTYVVDGVIHYCVGNMPGAVPRTSSEALNNATLPFGLALADQGLEALKKDPHLARGLNVLNGEITHPAVAQALGLEWRDPFGVWARG; translated from the coding sequence ATGCGCGTCGGCTCCCCCCGAGAAATCAAGCCCAATGAACATCGCGTCGGCCTGACCCCGGCCGCCGTGCGCGAATACGTGGCTCACGGCCATGCCGTCTGCATCGAGACGGGCGCCGGGCTCGGCGCGGGCTTTTCCGACGCCGACTACGTCAAGGCGGGCGCCCGCATCGCCCCCGACCCCCGGACTGTCTTCGCCGGCAGCGAGATGATTGTGAAGGTCAAGGAGTTGCAGCCGACCGAGTTCGCCCTGCTGAAACCCGAGCACATCCTCTTCACCTACCTGCACCTGGCGCCCGATCCCGAGCAGACGCAGGCCCTGCTGGCGTCGAAATGCGCCGCCGTCGCCTATGAGACGGTGACCGACAAGAACGGCGGCCTGCCCCTGCTGGCGCCCATGTCCGAGGTGGCGGGGCGCATCGCCGTCTTCTCGGCGGCCGAGACCTTGCTGAAGCACAAGGGCGGCATGGGGCTGCTGTTCTGCGGCGTGCCGGGCGTGGCCCCTGCAAGGGTCCTGGTGCTGGGCGGCGGGGTCGTGGGGCTGAACGCCGCGCGCATGGCCATGGGCCTGGGCGCCGAGGTGGTGGTGCTGGAGCGGTCGATCCCGCGCATGCGCCAGATCGACGAAGTGACCGGCGGACGGGTCATCACCCGCTATTCCTCGATGCACGCCATCGAGGAGGAACTGGTCAAGGCCGACGTGGTCATCGGCGCCGCTCTGGTTCCCGGGGCCGAGGCCCCGACCCTGGTCCGTCATGAACAGCTCAAGACGATGAAGACCGGCAGCGTCCTGATCGACGTCGCCATCGACCAGGGCGGCTGTTTCGAGACCTCGCGCCCGACCACCCACGACGAGCCGACCTATGTGGTCGACGGCGTCATCCACTACTGCGTCGGCAACATGCCCGGCGCCGTGCCGCGCACCAGCTCCGAGGCTCTGAACAACGCCACCCTGCCCTTCGGCCTGGCCCTGGCCGACCAGGGGCTGGAGGCGCTGAAGAAGGACCCCCACCTGGCTCGGGGGCTGAACGTGCTGAACGGCGAGATCACCCACCCGGCCGTGGCCCAGGCCCTGGGCCTGGAGTGGCGCGATCCCTTCGGCGTCTGGGCGCGCGGCTGA
- a CDS encoding NAD(P)/FAD-dependent oxidoreductase, producing the protein MKSSDIDVLIVGAGAAGMMCAIEAGKRGRRVRVIDHARAPGEKIRISGGGRCNFTNLGTSGANFLGENPRFALSALRRFTQHDFIKMVDRHGIAWHEKTLGQLFCDDSAKQIIRMLTDEMKAAGVTLSLGVGVKTVERAGERFQVDLDDGSRVTAASLVVASGGKSIPKMGATGWGYEVARRFGLRVTDTRPALVPLTFEPGLLEQLKPLAGVSVDAVVRHKAPKEAGPGRPAKETVFREGLLFTHRGLSGPSILQISSYWREGEAITIDLAPDRDAAAELLAAKSENGKQAVHTALGHVVPRRLAEALCAREGLSGKLAEVGDKKLRALAEAVNAWTVKPVGSEGYRTAEVTLGGVDTAVLDQQTMEAKSVPGLFFVGEVADVTGWLGGYNFQWAWSSGWAAGQHC; encoded by the coding sequence ATGAAGTCTTCAGACATCGACGTCCTGATCGTCGGCGCCGGCGCGGCCGGCATGATGTGCGCCATCGAGGCGGGCAAGCGCGGCCGGCGCGTGCGCGTGATCGACCACGCCCGCGCGCCCGGCGAGAAGATCCGCATCTCGGGCGGCGGCCGCTGCAACTTCACCAATCTGGGGACAAGCGGCGCCAACTTCCTGGGCGAGAACCCGCGCTTCGCCCTGTCGGCCCTGCGGCGCTTCACCCAGCACGACTTCATCAAAATGGTCGACCGCCACGGCATCGCCTGGCATGAAAAGACCCTGGGCCAGCTGTTCTGCGACGACAGCGCCAAGCAGATCATCCGCATGCTGACCGACGAGATGAAGGCGGCGGGCGTCACCCTGTCGCTGGGCGTCGGCGTCAAAACGGTGGAGCGTGCGGGCGAGCGGTTTCAGGTCGATCTGGACGACGGATCGCGCGTGACGGCGGCGTCTCTGGTCGTGGCCAGCGGCGGCAAGTCGATTCCCAAGATGGGGGCCACCGGCTGGGGCTATGAGGTCGCGCGGCGCTTCGGCCTGCGCGTCACCGACACCCGGCCCGCCCTGGTCCCCCTGACCTTCGAGCCGGGCCTGCTGGAGCAGCTCAAGCCGCTGGCCGGGGTGTCGGTGGACGCCGTGGTGCGCCACAAGGCGCCGAAGGAGGCCGGTCCCGGCCGCCCGGCCAAGGAGACCGTCTTCCGCGAAGGCCTGCTGTTCACCCATCGCGGCCTGTCGGGACCGTCGATCCTGCAGATCAGCTCCTACTGGCGCGAGGGCGAGGCGATCACCATCGATCTGGCCCCCGACCGCGACGCGGCGGCCGAACTGCTGGCGGCCAAGAGCGAGAACGGCAAGCAGGCGGTGCATACGGCCCTGGGCCACGTCGTGCCGCGCCGCCTGGCCGAGGCCCTGTGCGCGCGCGAGGGCCTGTCGGGCAAGCTGGCCGAGGTCGGGGACAAGAAGCTTCGCGCCCTGGCCGAGGCGGTCAACGCCTGGACGGTCAAGCCGGTCGGCTCCGAAGGCTACCGCACCGCCGAGGTGACGCTGGGCGGGGTCGACACCGCCGTGCTGGACCAGCAGACGATGGAGGCCAAGAGCGTCCCCGGCCTGTTCTTCGTCGGCGAGGTGGCGGACGTCACCGGCTGGCTGGGCGGCTACAACTTCCAGTGGGCGTGGTCGTCGGGCTGGGCGGCGGGCCAGCACTGCTGA
- the polA gene encoding DNA polymerase I, whose product MTDAPAESAARPLTQDGPPLRLWMIDASAYIFRAYHALPPLTRKSDGLPVGAVQGYCNMLWKLIRDMKGEDGPTHLVAVFDHSEKTFRNDLYDQYKAHRPPAPEDLVPQFPLVREATKAFGVHCVEMAGYEADDLIATYACKARDAGGEAVIVSSDKDLMQLIGGGVVMYDPMKDRRLEEEAVFEKFGVAPDKVVEVQALIGDSVDNVPGAPGIGPKTAAQLIHEYGDLDTLLARAGEIKQPKRRETLINFADQIRLSRELVKLTCDAPIPEPIDDFVIRDPDPETLSAFLEMMEFRSLARRVGDGKAPQKEGSTFARQPSVPVVTPRYGQTEVAVPAEPQAIDHDRYECVQTLEDLDRWIARAKAVGVVGFDTETDALSSTHAGLCGVSLAVGPNDACYVPLTHEHEPTGDGGLDFGDGGDARPPLQQIDKPTALARLKALLEDPSVLKVGQNIKYDLAVMARRGVRVAPIDDVMLISYVLEGGLHGHGMDELARLHLGHEPMTFKSVAGTGKSQKSFKHVEMKSAVCYAAEDADVTLRLYRLLKPRLAAEGLSTVYETLERGMPAVLADMERAGVRVDPDRLRSLSSTFGQRMAELEEEAHKLAGRPFNVGSPRQIGEILFGEMNLPGGKKTASGQWGTDASVLEELAQTQALPRTILDWRQLSKLKGTYTDALVAAMDPQTNRVHTSYQLAAATTGRLASSDPNLQNIPIRTETGRQIRQAFIASPGHVLISADYSQIELRLLAHIGDIPELKRAFKNGLDIHAATASEMFGVPVEGMPAETRRRAKAINFGIIYGISAFGLAAQLGIDQGEAGAYIKTYFERFPGIRNYMDATKALVKEQGFVTTVFGRRIHIPAIHSKSGAERQFGERAAINAPIQGAAADIIRRAMIRMPGALAEAGLQARMLLQVHDELVFEAPEAEAERAVAVIRRVMEGAALPAVALTVPLDVEAKAAGNWDDAH is encoded by the coding sequence ATGACCGACGCGCCCGCCGAATCCGCCGCCCGCCCCCTCACCCAAGACGGGCCGCCGCTGCGGCTGTGGATGATCGACGCCTCGGCCTACATCTTCCGCGCCTACCACGCCCTGCCGCCGCTGACCCGCAAGTCGGACGGCCTGCCCGTGGGCGCGGTGCAGGGCTACTGCAACATGCTGTGGAAGCTGATCCGCGACATGAAGGGCGAGGACGGGCCGACGCACCTGGTCGCCGTCTTCGACCATTCGGAGAAGACCTTCCGCAACGACCTCTACGATCAATACAAGGCCCACCGCCCCCCGGCGCCCGAGGATCTGGTGCCCCAGTTCCCGCTGGTGCGCGAGGCCACCAAGGCCTTCGGCGTCCACTGCGTCGAGATGGCCGGCTATGAGGCCGACGACCTGATCGCCACCTACGCCTGCAAGGCGCGCGACGCGGGCGGCGAGGCGGTGATCGTCAGCTCCGACAAGGATCTGATGCAGCTGATCGGCGGCGGCGTGGTCATGTACGACCCGATGAAGGATCGCCGGCTCGAAGAAGAAGCCGTGTTCGAAAAGTTCGGCGTCGCGCCCGACAAGGTGGTGGAGGTCCAGGCCCTGATCGGCGACAGCGTCGACAACGTGCCTGGCGCTCCCGGCATCGGCCCCAAGACGGCGGCCCAGTTGATCCACGAGTACGGCGACCTCGATACGCTCCTGGCCCGCGCCGGCGAGATCAAGCAGCCCAAGCGCCGTGAGACCCTGATCAACTTCGCCGACCAGATCCGCCTGTCGCGCGAACTGGTCAAGCTGACCTGCGACGCGCCGATTCCCGAACCGATCGACGACTTCGTCATCCGCGACCCGGACCCCGAGACCCTGTCCGCCTTCCTAGAGATGATGGAGTTCCGCTCGCTGGCCCGCCGGGTCGGCGACGGCAAGGCGCCGCAGAAGGAAGGCTCGACCTTCGCGCGCCAGCCAAGCGTCCCGGTGGTTACGCCCCGCTATGGCCAGACCGAAGTCGCCGTCCCGGCCGAGCCCCAGGCGATCGATCATGATCGCTATGAGTGCGTGCAGACGCTGGAAGACCTCGACCGCTGGATCGCGCGGGCGAAGGCGGTGGGCGTGGTCGGCTTCGACACCGAGACGGACGCCCTGTCCTCGACCCACGCCGGGCTGTGCGGGGTGTCGCTGGCCGTGGGCCCCAACGACGCCTGCTACGTCCCCCTGACGCATGAGCATGAGCCGACCGGCGACGGCGGCCTCGACTTCGGCGACGGCGGAGACGCGCGCCCGCCGCTGCAGCAGATCGACAAGCCGACGGCCCTGGCCCGGCTGAAGGCGCTGCTGGAAGACCCGTCGGTGCTGAAGGTCGGCCAGAACATCAAATACGACCTCGCCGTCATGGCCCGGCGCGGCGTGCGCGTCGCCCCCATCGACGACGTGATGCTGATCTCCTACGTGCTGGAAGGCGGTCTGCACGGCCACGGCATGGACGAGCTGGCGCGGCTGCACCTCGGCCACGAGCCGATGACCTTCAAGAGCGTGGCCGGGACCGGCAAGAGCCAGAAGAGCTTCAAGCACGTGGAGATGAAGTCGGCCGTCTGCTACGCCGCCGAGGACGCGGACGTGACCCTGCGCCTCTATCGCCTGCTGAAGCCGCGCCTGGCGGCCGAGGGCCTGTCCACCGTCTATGAGACGCTGGAACGCGGCATGCCCGCCGTCCTGGCCGACATGGAGCGGGCCGGGGTGCGGGTCGATCCGGACCGTCTGCGCTCCCTGTCCTCGACCTTCGGCCAGCGCATGGCCGAGCTGGAGGAGGAGGCGCACAAGCTGGCGGGCCGTCCCTTCAACGTCGGCAGCCCGCGCCAGATCGGCGAGATCCTGTTCGGCGAGATGAACCTGCCCGGCGGCAAGAAGACCGCCAGCGGCCAGTGGGGCACCGACGCCAGCGTGCTGGAGGAGCTGGCTCAGACGCAGGCCCTGCCTCGCACCATCCTGGACTGGCGCCAGCTGTCCAAGCTGAAGGGCACCTATACCGACGCCCTGGTGGCGGCGATGGACCCGCAGACGAACCGGGTCCACACCTCCTATCAGCTGGCGGCGGCGACGACGGGGCGCCTGGCCTCGTCCGATCCGAACCTGCAGAACATCCCGATCCGCACCGAGACCGGCCGGCAGATCCGCCAGGCCTTCATCGCCTCGCCCGGCCATGTGCTGATCAGCGCCGACTACAGCCAGATCGAGCTGCGCCTGCTGGCCCACATCGGCGACATTCCCGAGTTGAAGCGCGCTTTCAAGAACGGTCTCGACATCCACGCCGCCACGGCGTCGGAGATGTTCGGCGTGCCGGTCGAGGGCATGCCCGCCGAGACGCGCCGCCGGGCCAAGGCCATCAACTTCGGCATCATCTACGGCATCAGCGCCTTCGGCCTGGCCGCCCAGCTGGGCATCGACCAGGGCGAGGCCGGGGCCTACATCAAGACCTATTTCGAGCGCTTCCCCGGCATCCGCAATTACATGGATGCGACGAAGGCGCTGGTGAAGGAACAGGGCTTCGTCACCACGGTCTTCGGGCGGCGCATCCACATCCCGGCCATCCACTCCAAATCGGGCGCCGAGCGCCAGTTCGGCGAGCGCGCGGCCATCAACGCCCCGATCCAGGGCGCCGCCGCCGACATCATCCGCCGCGCCATGATCCGCATGCCCGGCGCCCTGGCCGAGGCGGGCCTTCAGGCCCGCATGCTGCTGCAGGTCCACGACGAACTGGTGTTCGAGGCCCCCGAAGCCGAGGCCGAGCGCGCCGTCGCCGTCATCCGCCGCGTCATGGAGGGCGCCGCCCTCCCCGCCGTCGCCCTGACCGTGCCTCTGGACGTCGAGGCCAAGGCGGCCGGAAACTGGGACGACGCGCACTGA
- a CDS encoding GNAT family N-acetyltransferase, which translates to MSLDPDIRDNEEAKRYELTVDGETAVIIYNPVAGGRLITETLVPVALEGRGIASRMARHILADLKAKGLVVLPTCPFFSGYLKKHPEYADQVHPTYRAMLGL; encoded by the coding sequence ATGAGCCTGGACCCCGACATCCGCGACAACGAAGAGGCCAAGCGCTACGAGCTGACCGTCGACGGCGAGACGGCCGTGATCATCTACAACCCCGTCGCGGGCGGACGGCTGATCACCGAGACCCTGGTGCCGGTCGCGCTGGAGGGTCGTGGGATCGCCAGCCGCATGGCCAGGCACATCCTGGCCGACCTGAAGGCCAAGGGGCTGGTGGTCCTGCCGACCTGCCCCTTCTTCTCGGGCTATCTGAAGAAGCACCCGGAATACGCCGATCAGGTGCATCCGACCTATCGGGCCATGCTGGGCCTGTAA
- a CDS encoding entericidin A/B family lipoprotein, translated as MRKLIILALAATALTTAACNTIQGVGKDTKAAGQAVEDAAKEGKN; from the coding sequence ATGCGCAAACTCATCATTCTGGCCCTCGCCGCCACGGCCCTGACCACCGCCGCCTGCAACACCATTCAGGGCGTCGGCAAGGACACCAAGGCAGCCGGCCAGGCCGTCGAGGACGCGGCCAAGGAAGGCAAGAACTGA